From the Oryza glaberrima chromosome 5, OglaRS2, whole genome shotgun sequence genome, one window contains:
- the LOC127773202 gene encoding respiratory burst oxidase homolog protein A-like has translation MRAGIGSGSGGGTTPVRPRWGSGVTTPRSLSTGSSPRGSDRSSDDGEELVEVTLDLQEDDTIVLRSVEPAAGGAAAASSSGASPSAVAPPRRAEPPGGVASRSRSPAMRRTSSHRLLQFSQELKAEAMARARQFSQDLTKRFTRTQSTTTAPPGIESALAARAERRQRAQLDRTKSGAQRAIRGLRFISGPNKASNAWIEVQANFDRLARDGYLSRDDFPQCIGMTESKEFAMELFDTLSRRRQMQVDKINKEELREIWQQITDNSFDSRLQIFFDMVDKNADGHITEAEVKEIIMLSASANKLSRLKEQAEEYAALIMEELDPEQLGYIELWQLETLLLQKDTYVNYSQALSYTSQALSQNLAGLRKRSPIRKISTKLSYYLEDNWKRLWVLALWIGIMAGLFIWKFIQYRHRYVFNVMGYCVTTAKGAAETLKLNMAIILLPVCRNTITWLRNTRAARALPFDDNINFHKTIAAAIVVGVILHGGLHLVCDFPRLIGSSEEKYAPLGKYFGETKPTYLTLVKGVEGITGVIMLVCMIIAFTLATRWFRRSLVKLPKPFDKLTGFNAFWYSHHLFIIVYISLVIHGEWLYLIRIWYKRTTWMYLAVPVCLYVGERTLRFFRSGSYSVRLLKVAIYPGNVLTLQMSKPPTFRYKSGQYMFVQCPAVSPFEWHPFSITSAPGDDYLSIHVRQLGDWTRELKRVFSAACEPPVGGKSGLLRADETTKKALPKLLIDGPYGSPAQDYSKYDVLLLVGLGIGATPFISILKDLINSIIKMEEEEEASGDLYPPIGRNKAHVDLDTLMRITSKPKRVLKTTNAYFYWVTREQGSFDWFKGVMNEIAELDQRNIIEMHNYLTSVYEEGDARSALITMLQALNHAKNGVDIVSGTKVRTHFARPNFKKVLSKIASKHPYAKIGVFYCGAPVLAQELSDLCHDFNGRCTSKFEFHKEHF, from the exons aTGAGGGCGGGaatcggcagcggcagcggcggcggcactacgCCGGTGCGGCCGCGATGGGGGTCTGGTGTGACAACGCCGCGGTCGCTGAGCACGGGGTCGTCGCCGCGCGGGTCGGACCGGAGCTCCGACGACGGGGAGGAGCTGGTCGAGGTGACGCTCGACCTGCAGGAGGACGACACCATTGTGCTGAGGAGCGtcgagccggcggcggggggagcggccgcggcgtcgtcgtcgggtgCGTCGCCGtcagcggtggcgccgccgaggcGGGCGGAGCCGCCTGGCGGGGTGGCGTCGCGGTCGAGGTCGCCGGCGATGCGGCGGACGTCGTCGCACCGGCTGCTGCAGTTCTCGCAGGAGCTCAAAGCCGAGGCCATGGCCCGCGCGCGCCAGTTCTCGCAGGACCTCACCAAGCGCTTCACGCGCACCCagagcaccaccaccgccccgcCGGGCATCGAGTCCGCCCTCGCGGCCCGCGCGGAGCGCCGGCAGCGCGCGCAGCTCGACCGCACCAAGTCCGGCGCGCAGCGGGCGATCCGCGGCCTCCGCTTCATCAGCGGCCCCAACAAGGCCAGCAACGCGTGGATCGAAGTCCAGGCCAACTTCGACCGCCTCGCCCGCGACGGCTACCTCTCCCGCGACGATTTCCCGCAATGCATAG GGATGACGGAGTCGAAGGAGTTCGCCATGGAGCTGTTCGACACCttgagccggcggcggcagatgcAGGTGGACAAGATCAACAAGGAAGAACTGCGCGAGATCTGGCAGCAGATCACCGACAACAGCTTCGACTCGCGCCTCCAGATCTTCTTCGATAT GGTGGATAAGAACGCAGATGGCCATATTACGGAGGCTGAGGTGAAAGAG atTATTATGTTAAGTGCTTCTGCTAATAAACTGTCAAGACTCAAGGAGCAAGCAGAGGAATATGCGGCCTTGATCATGGAGGAACTTGATCCCGAACAGCTTGGCTACATTGAG CTCTGGCAATTGGAGACATTGCTATTGCAAAAAGATACCTATGTGAACTATAGCCAAGCATTGAGCTACACAAGCCAGGCACTAAGCCAGAACCTTGCTGGTCTAAGGAAAAGGAGTCCAATCCGGAAAATAAGCACCAAATTAAGCTACTATCTGGAGGACAACTGGAAACGCCTGTGGGTACTTGCACTGTGGATTGGGATAATGGCTGGGTTGTTCATTTGGAAATTCATACAATACCGCCACCGATATGTCTTTAACGTGATGGGCTACTGTGTAACAACTGCAAAAGGGGCTGCTGAGACTCTTAAGCTGAATATGGCTATTATCCTCCTGCCAGTATGCCGCAACACCATCACTTGGTTGAGGAATACAAGGGCTGCACGGGCATTGCCGTTCGATGACAACATCAACTTCCACAAG ACTATTGCAGCAGCAATTGTGGTTGGTGTTATCCTTCATGGAGGGCTCCATCTTGTATGTGATTTTCCACGGCTCATAGGTTCATCGGAGGAGAAGTATGCTCCACTAGGGAAGTATTTTGGTGAAACTAAGCCAACATATTTGACCCTGGTCAAAGGAGTGGAGGGCATAACTGGGGTAATCATGCTTGTGTGCATGATTATCGCTTTTACTCTTGCAACCAGGTGGTTCCGCCGTAGCCTGGTGAAGCTTCCAAAGCCATTTGACAAATTAACTGGCTTCAACGCTTTCTGGTATTCTCACCATCTATTCATCATCGTGTACATATCACTTGTAATTCATGGAGAGTGGCTATACCTTATCCGCATATGGTACAAAAGGACG ACATGGATGTATCTTGCAGTGCCCGTTTGTTTGTATGTAGGGGAGAGGACACTGAGGTTCTTCAGGTCTGGCAGTTATTCTGTCCGTCTGTTGAAG GTGGCCATCTATCCTGGTAATGTTTTAACACTGCAGATGTCTAAGCCTCCCACATTCCGTTATAAGAGTGGGCAGTATATGTTTGTTCAATGTCCAGCTGTTTCACCCTTTGAATG GCATCCCTTCTCAATAACTTCGGCACCTGGGGATGACTATCTCAGCATTCATGTTCGGCAACTTGGTGACTGGACAAGAGAGCTCAAGAGGGTGTTCTCAGCGGCTTGTGAGCCACCAGTGGGTGGGAAAAGTGGTCTCCTTAGAGCAGATGAGACTACCAAGAAAGC CTTACCCAAATTGTTGATTGATGGTCCATATGGCTCTCCTGCGCAAGACTACAGCAAGTATGATGTTTTACTGCTGGTTGGATTAGGAATTGGCGCAACGCCTTTTATCAGCATATTGAAAGACCTTATCAACAGCATCATCAAaatggaggaagaggaa GAAGCTTCAGGTGATCTTTACCCGCCAATCGGACGCAATAAAGCACATGTTGATCTTGACACCCTTATGAGGATTACCTCAAAACCAAAGAGGGTTTTGAAGACAACAAATGCTTATTTTTATTGGGTGACACGTGAACAAGGCTCTTTTGATTGGTTTAAAGGAGTCATGAACGAGATTGCTGAACTAGATCAAAGG AATATTATTGAGATGCACAACTACCTCACAAGTGTTTACGAGGAAGGGGATGCTCGGTCAGCACTCATTACTATGCTGCAAGCTCTAAACCATGCCAAGAATGGTGTTGATATAGTATCTGGAACTAAA GTCCGTACACATTTTGCAAGGCCAAATTTTAAGAAGGTTCTTTCTAAGATAGCCTCCAAACATCCTTATGCTAAAATAG GAGTATTCTACTGTGGGGCTCCAGTTCTGGCTCAGGAATTAAGCGATCTTTGCCATGATTTTAATGGCAGATGCACGTCAAAATTTGAGTTTCACAAGGAGCATTTCTAA
- the LOC127774760 gene encoding indole-3-pyruvate monooxygenase YUCCA2-like: MCCSHQLVWVQGPIVVGAGPSGLAAAACLKEKGIDSLVLERSSCLAPLWQLKMYDRLSLHLPRQFCELPLFPFPASYPDYPTKQQFVAYLESYAAKFGINPMYNHTVVCAEFDERLMLWRVRTTQATGMMEDDVEYVSQWLVVATGENSEAVLPMIDGLEEFRGSVIHTSAYKSGSKFAGKTVLVVGCGNSGMEVCLDLCNHNGYPHIVVRDAVHILPREMLGQPTFRLAMWLLKWLPIHIVDRILLLVARAILGDTSQFGLKRPSLGPLELKSLSGKTPILDIGTLAKIKSGDIKVRPAIRRIAGQQVKFVDGRSEQFDAIVLATGYKSNVPCWLKDQGLFSEKDGLPRKAFPNGWKGERGLYSVGFSRRGLMGTAADARRIAHDIHMQWKSSKGRSRPAKPSP; encoded by the exons ATGTGTTGTTCCCACCAGCTTGTTTGGGTTCAAGGGCCAATAGTTGTTGGCGCAGGGCCATCTGGactcgctgctgctgcatgccTGAAGGAGAAGGGAATCGACAGCCTTGTTCTTGAGCGCTCGAGCTGCTTAGCTCCTCTATGGCAGCTCAAGATGTATGACCGCCTCAGCCTTCATCTACCTCGTCAGTTCTGTGAACTTCCTCTCTTTCCTTTCCCTGCCAGCTACCCTGATTACCCCACAAAGCAGCAGTTTGTGGCTTACCTGGAGAGCTATGCTGCAAAGTTTGGTATCAATCCTATGTACAATCATACAGTGGTGTGCGCAGAATTTGACGAGCGACTGATGCTATGGCGGGTGAGGACTACACAGGCCACTGGCATGATGGAAGATGATGTTGAGTATGTGTCGCAGTGGCTGGTTGTTGCAACCGGAGAGAATTCAGAGGCCGTGCTGCCAATGATCGATGGCTTGGAAGAGTTTCGAGGAAGTGTCATCCACACTAGCGCATACAAGAGCGGTTCTAAGTTCGCTGGGAAGACTGTCCTTGTTGTAGGGTGTGGCAACTCTGGCATGGAGGTGTGCCTAGACCTGTGCAACCACAATGGCTACCCTCATATTGTAGTAAGAGATGCA GTGCACATCTTGCCCAGGGAGATGCTAGGTCAGCCGACCTTCCGGCTTGCAATGTGGCTGCTCAAATGGTTGCCGATCCATATCGTAGACCGGATTTTACTGCTTGTTGCACGAGCGATTCTTGGTGATACATCACAATTTGGGTTGAAAAGGCCTAGTCTTGGGCCACTTGAGCTGAAATCACTGTCAGGAAAGACACCCATCCTTGACATTGGCACTCTTGCAAAGATCAAGTCCGGAGATATAAAG GTCCGACCTGCCATAAGAAGAATTGCAGGGCAGCAAGTAAAATTTGTGGATGGTCGTTCAGAGCAGTTTGACGCCATTGTACTTGCCACCGGCTACAAAAGCAACGTTCCCTGCTGGTTAAAG GACCAAGGGCTGTTTTCAGAAAAAGATGGGTTGCCAAGGAAAGCGTTTCCAAACGGGTGGAAGGGCGAGAGGGGTCTATACTCCGTGGGATTCTCCCGTCGTGGCCTGATGGGAACGGCTGCCGATGCGAGAAGGATTGCTCATGACATTCATATGCAATGGAAGTCGTCCAAAGGGAGGAGTCGTCCAGCCAAACCTTCTCCTTAG
- the LOC127773106 gene encoding probable WRKY transcription factor 24, with protein MDGLEAAAGDQQHGRLLIPQLPAAYLASSSMAALSPAGDDWASSLILPDGGSAAAGVGEDDLGGGVMAAAAEESSCGGSSTVTSSGVTEAAAAAATTTRRGRGNGKKAGGGGRTPRFAFHTRSENDILDDGYRWRKYGQKAVKNSDFPRSYYRCTHHTCNVKKQVQRLAKDRGIVVTTYEGVHNHPCEKLMEALSPILRQLQLLSQL; from the exons ATGGACGGactagaggcggcggcgggcgatcAGCAGCACGGGCGCCTGCTGATTCCTCAGCTGCCGGCCGCCTAcctcgcgtcgtcgtcgatggcggCGCTTAGCCCTGCGGGGGACGACTGGGCGTCGTCGCTGATCCTCCCAGATggggggtcggcggcggcgggcgtgggcgAGGATGATCTTGGCGGAggcgtgatggcggcggcggcggaggaaagCAGCTGCGGAGGGAGCAGCACCGTCACGAGCAGTGGCGttacggaggcggcggcggcggcggcgacgaccacgcGGCGTGGGAGGGGCAACGGGAAgaaggcgggcggcggcgggaggacgccGAGGTTCGCGTTCCACACGAGGAGCGAGAACGACATCCTCGACGACGGCTACCGGTGGAGGAAGTACGGGCAGAAGGCCGTCAAGAACAGCGACTTCCCCag GAGCTACTACCGGTGCACGCACCACACTTGCAACGTGAAGAAGCAGGTGCAGCGCCTTGCCAAGGACAGGGGCATCGTGGTGACCACGTACGAGGGCGTCCACAACCACCCGTGCGAGAAGCTCATGGAAGCGCTCAGTCCCATTCTCAGGCAGCTCCAGCTCCTCTCGCagctgtaa
- the LOC127775116 gene encoding uncharacterized protein LOC127775116, producing the protein MASARAALLRRHCLAAAGGANPVLFSGHGLRYRKLEVILTTTIDKLGKAGEVVKVAPGHFRNHLMPKMLAVPNIDKFALLIREQRKLYQRQEEEVVKEVRQEDDDAKQQEEKLKEYQTAAKRLDNALLVLRRFISVGNELRSPVTKDEIVSEVARQLNINIHPDNLHLPSPLASLGEFELPLRLPRDIPRPEGKLQWTLTVKIRRK; encoded by the exons atggcgtccgcccgcgccgcgctcctccgccgccactgcctcgccgcagccggcggcgccAACCCCGTGCTCTTCTCCGGCCATGGCCTCCGCTACCGCAAGCTGGAGGTCATCCTCACCACG ACGATTGATAAGCTGGGGAAAGCGGGGGAGGTAGTGAAGGTGGCCCCAGGACACTTCCGCAACCACCTTATGCCCAAGATGCTCGCTGTCCCAAACATTGACAAATTCGCTCTACTCATCCGTGAGCAGCGCAAG ctttaCCAACGtcaagaggaggaggtggtgaaaGAAGTCCGacaagaagatgatgatgctAAG CAACAGGAAGAGAAACTGAAGGAGTATCAAACGGCAGCAAAGCGTCTTGATAATGCTCTCttg GTGTTGAGGAGATTCATCTCAGTTGGGAATGAACTACGGTCTCCTGTGACAAAGGACGAAATTGTTTCCGAG GTTGCAAGGCAACTCAATATCAATATCCACCCAGACAATCTTCACCTGCCGTCACCATTGGCATCCCTTGGGGAGTTTGAGCTGCCCCTCCGTTTGCCAAGGGATATACCACGCCCAGAAGGCAAGCTACAATGGACTCTAACGGTTAAGATCAGAAGAAAATAA
- the LOC127773038 gene encoding uncharacterized protein LOC127773038 yields MNKGKIFKLAKGFRGRAKNCIRIARERVEKALQYSYRDRRNKKRDMRSLWIERINAGTRIHGVNYGNFMHGLMKENIQLNRKVLSELSMHEPYSFKALVDVSRTAFPGNRPVKKEGLASIL; encoded by the exons ATGAACAAGggtaaaatttttaagttagcaAAAGGATTCAGGGGAAGGGCAAAAAACTGCATAAGGATTGCTAGGGAGAGGGTGGAGAAAGCATTGCAATACTCATACAGGGATCGGCGCAACAAGAAGAGGGACATGCGGTCTCTTTGGATTGAGCGCATCAATGCTGGTACACGAATCCATGGG GTGAACTATGGCAATTTCATGCATGGATTGATGAAGGAGAATATCCAACTCAACAGGAAGGTACTTTCAGAGCTGTCGATGCATGAGCCATACAGCTTCAAAGCTCTTGTCGACGTCTCTCGCACTGCATTCCCTGGAAATAGGCCTGTTAAGAAGGAGGGGCTAGCGAGTATTCTTTAA